The Sebaldella sp. S0638 DNA window AGCGTGTATGAGGTATTTTTAGCAGTAATTTTTTGAATATTATTATAGAAATTTTTATAATTGTTTAGTAAACAATATATTGAATGTGTAAATTTCGTATGCTATAATTTTGAAAAGATTATTTTTTTCTGGGTAAAATGTTTTGATATATTTCAAAATTATTAAACAATGAAAAAAAAATTTTTTTTATTTATATTTTTTTTTAACAACTACAAATATAAAATACAGCAAAATTAAAATAAATTATTGACAAAAACCATGAAAAATAATAGAATTTTAGAAGGAATATAAAAAATCAGGAGGTATATGGGTGAAAAAGTTAAAATTATTATTGCTTACATTAGTAAGTATATTTGTGTTAGTATCATGTTCAAGTGCGCCTATCACAGGAAGACAGCAGCTGAAATTTGTTGACGATGAGAAACTTGCGAATGAATCATCAGCAGCTTACAGTGATTTTATTGCACAGGCAAAACAGCAAAATCTGCTTGCCAACAGTACAAATGACGGAAAAAGAGTGACGAATGTCGGAAATAAACTGTCAGTAGCAGTTGAAAAGTACCTTAGAGAAAATGGTCAGGCTAATAAAGTAGACTATTTGAATTGGGAATTCAATTTAATAAAGTCAGATGACGTAAACGCATTCGCTATGCCTGGCGGTAAAATAGCATTTTATACAGGAATAATGCCTATAGCTAAAAATGATGCAGGGATAGCAGCTATTATGGGACATGAAATAGGTCACGTTATTGCAGGGCATCATGCCGAAGGTAAAAGTAATGAAACTGCAGCAGGATTTGTAATGTTGGGGAAACAGGTTGCTGATATAGTAA harbors:
- a CDS encoding M48 family metalloprotease gives rise to the protein MKKLKLLLLTLVSIFVLVSCSSAPITGRQQLKFVDDEKLANESSAAYSDFIAQAKQQNLLANSTNDGKRVTNVGNKLSVAVEKYLRENGQANKVDYLNWEFNLIKSDDVNAFAMPGGKIAFYTGIMPIAKNDAGIAAIMGHEIGHVIAGHHAEGKSNETAAGFVMLGKQVADIVTGGATSVISNDLVGQGLSLGLLKFNRTQEYEADKYGMIFMAMAGYNPEEALAVWERMAAAGSAGGPEILSTHPNTENRIKKMKEYLPEAMKYYNQSK